The proteins below come from a single Fodinicola acaciae genomic window:
- a CDS encoding acetate uptake transporter family protein has translation MSHVVDTQRTAEGPPDFGFWREHTQISLSPLAAPSILGLYGFAASTFIVAGNLAGWFGDNATTPLILFPFAFAFGGIAQPLAAMWAYRARDALATGIHGTWGSFWIGYGIYQLMIGPRVAPAPTASPAAQAAFGFWFAVLAAITWVGVLASLGENLATAAVLLTLAAGSTLLAIGMIVPVAPLVTVGAIVLVASACLAWYTASAMVLDGTYKRVGCCRRESSAPIPTNRGPCRWRRSSTTSASQG, from the coding sequence ATGTCCCACGTCGTCGACACGCAACGAACGGCCGAGGGGCCACCGGATTTCGGTTTCTGGCGTGAGCACACGCAGATCTCACTGAGCCCGCTCGCCGCGCCGTCCATCCTCGGCCTGTACGGTTTCGCCGCCTCGACCTTCATCGTCGCCGGCAACCTGGCCGGATGGTTCGGCGACAACGCGACGACGCCGCTCATCCTGTTTCCGTTTGCCTTCGCCTTCGGCGGCATCGCACAGCCGCTCGCGGCGATGTGGGCCTATCGCGCCAGGGACGCGCTGGCCACCGGAATCCACGGCACCTGGGGATCGTTCTGGATCGGATACGGCATCTACCAGCTGATGATCGGACCGCGCGTGGCGCCCGCGCCGACCGCCAGTCCGGCCGCTCAGGCGGCCTTCGGTTTCTGGTTCGCCGTGCTCGCCGCGATCACCTGGGTCGGTGTTTTGGCCTCACTCGGGGAAAACCTGGCCACCGCGGCGGTGTTGCTGACACTCGCGGCCGGCTCGACGTTGCTGGCGATCGGCATGATCGTGCCGGTCGCACCGCTGGTCACCGTCGGCGCCATCGTCCTGGTCGCGTCGGCCTGCCTGGCCTGGTACACCGCCAGCGCGATGGTGCTGGACGGCACGTACAAACGTGTGGGGTGCTGCCGCCGGGAAAGCTCGGCCCCCATCCCGACAAACCGGGGACCGTGCCGCTGGCGCCGATCGAGTACGACCTCGGCGAGCCAGGGGTGA
- a CDS encoding MFS transporter, whose amino-acid sequence MYLSSVRPRAAGLGRAIGPNVWALGLVSLVTDVSAEMVTAVLPAYLVIGLSLSVAQYGLMDGLYTGVTALTRLLGGYTADRWRARKYIAGAGYGLSAVAKLGLLAAGGSALGIGAAIAADRIGKGVRTAPRDALITASADPAALGRAFGLHRTLDSVGAFIGPLVALGVLAATGQAFDSVLVTSLCVAVLGVVLLGLFVRDDRSAADQPAAPPREMLGLLRDRRFRRLTYAAVLLGLVTVGDGFVYLIVQRWQDLPVVWFPLLAVGTNIAFLVFATPLGILADRFGRWRVVIGGHVALLAVYGLLAFQRGGLAVVIVILALYGAFYAAVDGVLMAAAGPLLPASLRTTGLALLQTGQALAYLLSSVAFGLVWQFSSAGLACALAAAGVLVALPLAVWWLRTSE is encoded by the coding sequence GTGTACCTGTCCTCGGTACGTCCGCGCGCCGCCGGCCTCGGCCGCGCGATCGGTCCGAACGTGTGGGCCCTCGGCCTGGTCAGCCTGGTCACGGACGTGTCAGCGGAGATGGTCACCGCGGTCCTGCCCGCGTATCTGGTCATCGGCCTGAGCCTGTCCGTCGCGCAGTACGGCCTTATGGACGGTCTCTACACCGGCGTCACCGCGCTGACCAGGCTGCTCGGTGGCTACACCGCCGACCGCTGGCGCGCGCGGAAGTACATCGCCGGCGCCGGTTACGGACTGTCAGCGGTCGCCAAGCTCGGCCTGCTCGCCGCCGGCGGCTCGGCGCTCGGCATCGGCGCCGCGATCGCCGCCGACCGGATCGGTAAAGGTGTGCGTACGGCCCCGCGCGACGCGCTGATCACCGCGTCCGCCGACCCGGCCGCGCTCGGCCGCGCGTTTGGCCTGCACCGCACGCTCGACAGCGTCGGCGCGTTCATCGGACCGCTGGTCGCGCTCGGCGTGCTGGCCGCGACCGGTCAGGCCTTCGACTCGGTGCTGGTCACCAGCCTGTGCGTCGCTGTGCTCGGCGTGGTGCTGCTCGGTCTGTTCGTACGCGACGACCGCTCGGCCGCCGACCAGCCGGCGGCGCCGCCACGCGAAATGCTCGGCCTGCTGCGCGATCGGCGGTTTCGCCGGCTCACGTATGCGGCCGTGCTGCTCGGCCTGGTCACCGTCGGCGACGGCTTCGTCTATCTGATCGTGCAGCGCTGGCAGGACCTGCCGGTCGTGTGGTTTCCGTTGCTCGCGGTCGGGACCAACATCGCCTTCCTGGTTTTCGCGACACCGCTTGGCATCCTCGCCGACCGGTTCGGTCGCTGGCGGGTCGTCATCGGCGGCCATGTGGCTTTGCTGGCCGTCTATGGATTGTTGGCCTTCCAACGTGGCGGCTTGGCCGTGGTGATCGTGATTTTGGCTTTGTACGGCGCGTTTTACGCGGCCGTCGACGGTGTGCTGATGGCCGCGGCTGGTCCGTTGCTGCCGGCGTCGCTGCGTACGACCGGCTTGGCATTGCTGCAGACCGGACAGGCTCTGGCGTATCTGCTGTCGTCGGTCGCCTTCGGCCTGGTGTGGCAGTTTTCCAGCGCTGGCTTGGCATGCGCACTCGCGGCGGCAGGCGTACTGGTCGCGCTGCCGCTGGCTGTCTGGTGGTTGCGTACGAGTGAATAA
- a CDS encoding alkaline phosphatase family protein, with the protein MRVPHLTVLRAAAVTAVTVVAAAGMIAATGLAGGASKPVAQVLAAVHRYDHVVIVMHENKNYPDIASGSKAPYLKSLASQGALFTQSFGITHPSQPNYIALFSGSTQGVTGDTCPNTFRGKGNLFQQLGAASLSYRGYSEDLPSAGYTGCSSSDYRRKHAPWVNFDNVTQSMHVPFSSFPSDYTKLPTLSFVIPNMCNDMHDCSIGTGDTWQKTHLDAYAQWAKTHNSLLITTFDEDNFTSVNQIYTSFVGSNIKVGSYSEQVDHYRILRTIEDMYGLPALGNAASRTAITDVFN; encoded by the coding sequence ATGCGCGTTCCACACCTCACCGTGCTCCGCGCCGCCGCCGTCACCGCCGTCACCGTGGTCGCGGCCGCCGGCATGATCGCCGCGACCGGCCTCGCCGGTGGCGCGAGCAAGCCGGTCGCCCAGGTGCTGGCCGCCGTGCACCGCTATGACCACGTCGTGATCGTCATGCACGAAAACAAGAACTACCCCGACATCGCGTCCGGCTCGAAGGCACCTTATCTGAAGAGCCTGGCCAGCCAGGGCGCGCTGTTCACCCAGTCGTTTGGCATCACGCACCCGAGCCAGCCCAACTACATCGCGCTGTTTTCCGGCAGTACGCAGGGAGTCACCGGCGACACCTGCCCCAACACCTTCCGCGGTAAGGGAAACCTGTTTCAGCAGCTCGGCGCGGCGAGCCTGAGCTATCGCGGATATTCCGAGGATCTGCCCAGCGCCGGCTACACCGGCTGCTCGTCGAGCGACTACCGGCGCAAGCACGCGCCGTGGGTCAACTTCGACAACGTCACGCAGTCGATGCACGTGCCGTTTTCCTCGTTCCCCAGCGATTACACGAAACTGCCGACGCTGTCCTTCGTGATCCCCAACATGTGCAACGACATGCACGACTGCTCGATCGGCACCGGTGACACCTGGCAGAAAACCCATCTCGATGCGTACGCGCAGTGGGCAAAGACCCACAACAGCCTGCTGATCACCACCTTCGACGAGGACAACTTCACCTCGGTCAACCAGATCTACACCTCGTTCGTCGGCTCCAACATCAAGGTGGGCTCGTATTCCGAGCAGGTCGACCACTATCGGATCCTGCGTACGATCGAAGACATGTATGGCCTGCCGGCACTCGGAAACGCGGCCAGCCGCACCGCTATCACCGACGTTTTCAACTAG
- a CDS encoding S8 family serine peptidase, whose amino-acid sequence MRRPLLAVFVALALAAGPLVAIPVEAAPPAPTAGPRDHGSLITLVTGDKVRLTSFPDGKQAAEAIPGPGRSRMAFQIRTVNGDTSVMPMDAVPLLAAGRLDSRLFNVSLLARDGYDDAHRGDIPLIETGAAGARTAAVAGSQVAAAYPRMGITVSRARKATAGSFWKNVRGGPKTLASGIRKLWLDGRTKASLDQSVPQIGAPEAWKAGYDGKDVPVAVLDTGLDAKHPDFATAVAASKDFSGSASGTDDKFGHGTHVASTVAGSGAASGGKYKGVAPGAKLLIGKVLADDGYGDESWIVAGMQWAVEQHARVVSMSLGTEDASDGTDPISQAVNTLTAQSGALFVAASGNNGEYGVQVGSPAAADAALAVAAVTKQDQYAAFSNPGPRLNDYATKPDISAPGVAIVAARAAGTSIGEPVGDNYTRLSGTSMATPHVAGSAAILAQEHPTWKADQLRAALMSTSKQLDGATALQQGAGRVDVARAFRQKVTGTGSLSYGIFQWPHTGQKPGVKTVTYANDGDSPVTLALTHTLAAGFSLSANSVTVPAHGTAAVEATFDPAKAALGQRSGWIIATAGDTVVRTAVGAYNETERYNLTVTSVGRDGKPNIYGGVDVYNRATKAVTTAGFDANGVAKLRLDAGKLAVSYSGAQLAGDAVTAMTVMSASDVDLGKDVSLTFDARTAKAAPIKVDQPDATGARQLGWFMSGKGPVNYGFNGDAGIPWYTGSTGHRASDYQTYDLSSLTRPDALVTGFGAGKLALGYLATSKRGTGVSTPTLVDGGTGSPADLSKVDVKGKIVVAVPTDNDPGLVPDAVAQAGGVGVIIGEYFLPPAYGAISIPGYHVESSALQPLLAALKNGPTKVNLDTVASSPYRYDLLFQDTGGFPDGKPRQVDRRQLAHTRATYRQTGTAGTSHGMAPYFVRVGTGFATTRTPRVALPSTQDQYVTPGPVNWLKEASTGDFFDTVNGSYGFASTQGRTYRVGHNPDETWNSAVYAPRVSTADPLGNGEPFAYRNADTIAVALPLLTESGADLQGGGCYRGAPENTKLLRDGQPVSGDIRCVGNGEWTVPPGDATYQLSAHQPAPPLPGVPLSSDVSATWTFRSSHVDGAAKKPLPLLDVRYAPQADGQNRVPATTVVPLTIGRQAGSGSSAVASVQAWVSLDDGKTWKSEAAHGVGSTWFLPVIGGKSGGFVSLRVKATDTAGNSVDETILRAYEVR is encoded by the coding sequence ATGCGAAGACCACTCCTGGCCGTATTTGTCGCACTCGCGCTGGCGGCCGGACCGTTGGTCGCGATCCCGGTGGAGGCGGCGCCGCCGGCGCCCACGGCCGGGCCGCGCGACCACGGCAGTCTGATAACGCTGGTCACCGGCGACAAAGTGCGGCTGACCAGCTTTCCGGACGGAAAACAGGCGGCCGAGGCCATCCCGGGACCTGGCCGGTCCAGGATGGCTTTCCAGATCCGTACGGTCAACGGCGACACGTCGGTGATGCCGATGGACGCCGTCCCGTTGCTGGCCGCCGGCCGGTTGGACAGCCGGTTGTTCAACGTCAGTTTGCTGGCCAGAGACGGATACGACGACGCGCATCGCGGCGACATTCCGCTGATCGAGACCGGTGCGGCCGGTGCGAGAACCGCGGCGGTAGCTGGCAGCCAGGTCGCGGCCGCGTATCCGCGGATGGGGATCACGGTCAGCCGCGCGCGGAAGGCCACCGCCGGCTCGTTCTGGAAAAACGTACGCGGCGGACCGAAAACGCTGGCGTCCGGCATCCGGAAACTGTGGCTGGACGGTCGTACGAAGGCCTCGCTCGACCAGAGCGTGCCGCAGATCGGCGCGCCGGAGGCGTGGAAAGCCGGCTATGACGGCAAAGACGTGCCGGTGGCGGTGCTGGACACCGGCCTGGACGCGAAACATCCGGACTTCGCGACCGCGGTGGCCGCGAGCAAGGACTTCTCCGGCTCGGCGAGCGGCACGGACGACAAGTTTGGCCATGGCACGCACGTCGCGTCCACGGTCGCCGGCAGTGGCGCGGCCTCCGGCGGAAAATACAAAGGTGTCGCACCAGGCGCGAAACTGTTGATCGGCAAGGTGTTGGCCGACGACGGCTATGGCGACGAGTCATGGATCGTCGCCGGCATGCAGTGGGCCGTCGAGCAGCACGCCCGGGTCGTCAGCATGAGCCTGGGCACCGAGGATGCCAGCGACGGCACCGACCCGATCTCGCAGGCGGTCAACACACTCACCGCGCAGTCCGGCGCGCTTTTCGTTGCCGCGTCCGGAAACAACGGAGAATATGGCGTGCAGGTCGGCTCGCCGGCGGCTGCCGACGCGGCACTCGCGGTGGCCGCGGTGACGAAACAGGACCAGTACGCGGCCTTCTCCAACCCCGGGCCGCGGCTGAACGACTATGCCACCAAGCCGGATATTTCCGCGCCAGGCGTGGCAATCGTGGCCGCGCGCGCGGCCGGCACCTCCATCGGTGAGCCGGTCGGCGACAACTACACGCGGCTGTCCGGCACGTCGATGGCGACGCCGCACGTCGCCGGCTCGGCCGCGATCCTGGCGCAGGAACATCCGACCTGGAAGGCCGACCAGCTGAGGGCCGCGCTGATGTCGACCTCGAAGCAGCTCGACGGCGCGACGGCTCTCCAGCAGGGGGCCGGACGAGTGGACGTGGCGCGTGCCTTCCGGCAGAAGGTCACCGGCACCGGCAGCCTGTCATACGGCATTTTCCAGTGGCCGCACACCGGACAGAAGCCGGGCGTCAAGACGGTGACGTACGCGAACGACGGCGACAGTCCGGTCACGCTCGCCCTGACGCACACGCTGGCCGCCGGATTTTCGTTGTCGGCCAACAGCGTGACGGTGCCTGCGCACGGTACGGCGGCCGTCGAGGCGACCTTCGATCCGGCCAAGGCCGCGCTCGGCCAGCGAAGCGGCTGGATCATCGCGACCGCCGGCGACACGGTCGTACGCACCGCGGTCGGCGCGTACAACGAGACGGAGAGATACAACCTGACCGTCACCTCCGTTGGCCGTGACGGCAAGCCAAACATCTATGGCGGCGTGGACGTTTACAACCGGGCGACCAAAGCGGTCACCACGGCCGGGTTCGACGCCAACGGAGTGGCCAAACTCCGGCTCGACGCCGGAAAGCTCGCGGTCAGCTATTCCGGTGCGCAGCTTGCTGGCGACGCCGTCACCGCGATGACGGTCATGTCGGCGTCCGATGTGGACCTCGGCAAGGACGTGTCGCTGACTTTCGACGCGCGTACGGCAAAAGCGGCACCGATCAAGGTCGATCAGCCGGACGCCACCGGGGCGCGGCAGCTCGGCTGGTTCATGTCCGGCAAGGGACCGGTCAACTACGGTTTCAACGGCGACGCCGGCATTCCGTGGTACACCGGCTCGACCGGCCACCGCGCCAGCGACTACCAGACCTACGACCTGAGCTCGCTGACCCGGCCGGACGCCTTGGTGACCGGGTTTGGCGCCGGCAAGCTCGCTTTGGGTTACCTTGCCACGTCCAAACGCGGGACCGGCGTCAGCACGCCGACGCTGGTCGATGGTGGCACCGGCTCGCCGGCGGATCTGTCCAAAGTGGACGTCAAGGGCAAGATCGTGGTCGCGGTGCCGACCGACAACGACCCAGGGCTGGTGCCAGACGCGGTCGCTCAGGCCGGTGGCGTAGGTGTCATCATCGGCGAGTATTTCCTGCCGCCAGCTTACGGTGCCATCAGCATTCCTGGATATCACGTGGAATCCAGTGCGTTGCAGCCGTTGCTGGCCGCGCTGAAGAACGGCCCGACCAAGGTCAACCTGGACACGGTCGCCTCCAGTCCCTATCGCTATGACCTGCTTTTCCAGGACACCGGCGGATTTCCGGACGGCAAGCCGCGGCAGGTCGACCGCCGGCAGCTGGCGCACACACGTGCCACCTATCGACAGACCGGCACCGCCGGCACCTCGCACGGCATGGCCCCGTACTTTGTCAGAGTTGGCACCGGCTTCGCGACCACGCGGACTCCGCGAGTCGCGCTGCCATCGACTCAGGACCAGTATGTGACGCCAGGTCCGGTCAATTGGCTGAAGGAGGCCTCCACGGGTGATTTCTTCGACACCGTCAACGGTTCGTACGGTTTCGCCAGCACGCAGGGTCGCACCTATCGAGTCGGTCACAATCCGGACGAGACGTGGAACTCCGCGGTGTACGCGCCGCGGGTCTCGACCGCCGACCCGCTCGGCAACGGCGAGCCGTTTGCCTATCGCAATGCCGACACGATCGCGGTCGCTCTGCCGTTGCTGACCGAGTCGGGTGCGGATCTGCAGGGGGGCGGATGTTATCGCGGTGCGCCGGAAAACACGAAGCTGCTGCGCGATGGTCAGCCGGTGAGCGGAGACATCCGGTGCGTCGGCAACGGCGAGTGGACCGTACCGCCCGGCGACGCCACCTACCAGCTGTCCGCGCATCAGCCGGCACCGCCGCTGCCCGGCGTGCCGCTGTCCAGCGACGTCTCGGCAACCTGGACGTTCCGTTCGTCCCATGTGGACGGTGCGGCCAAGAAACCGTTGCCACTGCTGGACGTACGCTATGCGCCGCAGGCGGACGGCCAGAACCGCGTGCCGGCGACCACGGTCGTGCCGCTCACCATCGGCCGCCAAGCCGGCTCGGGCTCGTCCGCGGTGGCCTCGGTGCAGGCCTGGGTTTCCCTGGATGACGGCAAAACCTGGAAGTCCGAGGCCGCTCACGGCGTCGGCTCGACCTGGTTCCTGCCGGTCATCGGCGGGAAATCCGGCGGTTTCGTGTCGTTGCGGGTGAAGGCCACCGACACGGCCGGCAACTCCGTCGACGAGACCATCCTGCGCGCGTACGAGGTGCGCTGA
- a CDS encoding helix-turn-helix domain-containing protein — MSDELTEHLRRLGLDAGQTRVYARLLTTAPATPAELIDATGLPEAQVRQALHELARTGLVRALEDDSFVPLQPAVGVGRLALEREAELRAAQAAALNAYHAFRRTVWTQATDDVVEVVTGKPAILPRSDLAESSATEEIRRFDTPPYHRPDATSNPIELENLGRGVRYRVVYARASVERREYYEENIRPCVSAGEQARVLPAVPVKMTIVDRRLALVSLPATEAAVNNAVLVVHPSSLLLALEGLFELAWRSSFPMHVTESAPSPLRPAERRLLALLGAGLTDDNIAELLGVSRRTLTRRLEHLMSMAGTTSRFQLALHASRNGWL; from the coding sequence ATGTCGGACGAGCTGACCGAGCACCTGCGGCGCCTGGGGCTGGACGCCGGCCAGACGCGGGTCTACGCACGGTTACTGACCACCGCGCCGGCGACGCCGGCCGAGCTCATTGACGCGACCGGCCTGCCGGAGGCGCAGGTGCGGCAGGCGCTGCACGAGCTGGCGCGCACCGGCCTCGTACGCGCGCTCGAGGACGACTCGTTCGTGCCGCTGCAGCCGGCGGTCGGAGTCGGCCGGCTGGCGCTCGAGCGAGAGGCCGAGTTGCGGGCGGCGCAGGCCGCGGCGCTCAACGCCTACCACGCATTTCGGCGTACGGTCTGGACGCAGGCGACCGACGACGTCGTCGAGGTGGTCACCGGCAAGCCGGCGATCCTGCCGCGCAGCGACCTGGCGGAGAGCTCGGCGACCGAGGAGATCCGGCGTTTCGACACGCCGCCGTACCACCGGCCGGACGCGACCAGCAACCCGATCGAGCTGGAAAACCTCGGCCGAGGCGTACGCTATCGGGTCGTCTACGCACGTGCGTCGGTCGAACGTCGGGAATATTACGAGGAAAACATCCGGCCGTGTGTGTCGGCCGGCGAGCAGGCACGCGTTTTGCCGGCCGTACCGGTGAAGATGACGATCGTCGACCGGCGGCTCGCGTTGGTTTCCTTGCCGGCCACCGAAGCCGCGGTCAACAACGCCGTACTCGTCGTCCATCCGTCGAGCCTGCTGCTCGCCTTGGAGGGGTTGTTCGAGCTGGCCTGGCGGTCGTCTTTTCCGATGCACGTCACCGAAAGCGCGCCGTCGCCGTTGCGGCCGGCAGAGCGCCGGCTGTTGGCGCTGCTCGGTGCCGGCCTGACCGACGACAACATCGCCGAGCTGCTCGGGGTCAGCCGGCGTACGCTCACGCGGCGGCTGGAGCACCTGATGTCGATGGCCGGCACGACCAGCCGCTTCCAGCTCGCCCTGCACGCCAGCCGCAACGGCTGGCTGTAG
- a CDS encoding fasciclin domain-containing protein, with the protein MNTNTFVRAGVAAAAGVLALAMTACGSSSGTTGASSAAPSGGAASSAAAQPAGENFGPACGAVPKDGPGSFQGMSTASVANAASANPVLSTLVTAVKKAGLVDTLNSLPAATVFAPSNDAFKKIPADQLNKVLADKATLTKILTYHVVAGKKLTPEQLAGTQTTVEKGTLDIAGSGTDFTVNGDAHVICGNVQTANATVYIIDSVLMPK; encoded by the coding sequence TTGAATACCAACACGTTCGTACGCGCCGGTGTTGCGGCTGCTGCAGGTGTGCTCGCGCTGGCGATGACGGCATGCGGCTCGTCGTCCGGCACGACCGGCGCCAGCTCGGCGGCTCCGAGCGGTGGTGCGGCCAGCAGCGCCGCGGCTCAACCGGCCGGCGAAAACTTCGGCCCTGCGTGCGGCGCGGTGCCGAAGGACGGCCCAGGGAGTTTCCAGGGGATGTCCACCGCGTCGGTGGCGAACGCCGCCTCGGCGAATCCCGTGCTGTCCACGTTGGTCACCGCGGTGAAGAAAGCCGGCCTGGTCGACACGCTGAACAGCCTGCCGGCCGCGACGGTTTTCGCGCCGTCCAACGACGCCTTCAAGAAAATCCCGGCCGACCAGCTCAACAAGGTGTTGGCCGACAAGGCAACGCTGACCAAGATCCTCACCTATCACGTGGTCGCCGGAAAGAAGCTGACGCCGGAGCAGTTGGCCGGCACGCAGACGACGGTCGAGAAAGGCACGCTGGACATCGCCGGCAGCGGCACCGACTTCACCGTCAACGGTGACGCGCATGTCATCTGTGGCAACGTGCAGACGGCCAACGCGACCGTTTACATCATCGACAGCGTTCTGATGCCGAAATAG
- a CDS encoding AAA family ATPase translates to MLDHVYWIGGGSGGGKSTVARRLADAYDLRLYVTDEVMGEHARRSTPADSPQLSRFLAMDMDQRWLDRTPEVMLETFHWFRGEGFGFIVDDLRAMPRPVIAEGLRLLPHLVRPLLSDPRHAVWLLPTADFRRAAFASRGDLWKIAGRTSDPERALRNLLARDRMFTDRLREQTKGLQVIEVDPRMTEDELVNRVARLFGLAG, encoded by the coding sequence GTGCTGGACCATGTGTACTGGATTGGCGGCGGCAGCGGTGGCGGCAAGTCGACCGTCGCGCGACGGCTGGCGGACGCGTACGACCTGCGGCTTTATGTCACCGACGAGGTGATGGGCGAGCACGCGCGGCGCAGCACACCGGCGGATTCCCCGCAGCTGAGCCGGTTTCTGGCCATGGACATGGACCAACGCTGGCTGGACCGCACACCAGAGGTGATGCTGGAGACCTTTCACTGGTTTCGCGGCGAGGGTTTCGGCTTCATCGTGGACGATCTGCGCGCGATGCCGCGGCCGGTGATCGCCGAAGGTTTACGGCTGCTGCCACATTTGGTGCGCCCGCTGCTCAGCGATCCACGCCACGCCGTATGGCTGCTGCCGACCGCCGACTTTCGCCGAGCCGCCTTCGCCAGTCGCGGCGACCTGTGGAAAATCGCTGGCCGGACAAGCGATCCGGAGCGTGCGTTGCGGAATCTGCTGGCGCGCGACCGGATGTTCACCGACCGGCTGCGCGAGCAGACGAAAGGCCTGCAGGTCATCGAGGTCGACCCGCGGATGACCGAGGACGAGCTGGTCAACCGGGTGGCGAGGTTGTTCGGTCTGGCCGGCTGA
- a CDS encoding DUF397 domain-containing protein has product MTLSASGTGWFKSSHSDAAATCIEVRFAGDVVEIRDTKANGVDGQPTLTVDAPSWRAFIAKIAG; this is encoded by the coding sequence ATGACTCTGAGTGCTTCAGGCACCGGATGGTTCAAGAGCAGTCACAGCGACGCAGCCGCAACCTGCATTGAGGTCCGGTTTGCCGGAGATGTTGTCGAGATCCGCGACACGAAAGCCAACGGCGTTGACGGCCAGCCGACGTTGACGGTCGACGCGCCGAGTTGGCGCGCGTTCATCGCGAAGATCGCTGGATGA
- a CDS encoding N-formylglutamate amidohydrolase, whose amino-acid sequence MSFEIQPGATESPVVLHVPHGSRDIPPQARERILLDDDQLRQELDLITDSHTGLIASRAAEDARVRPWSFVNTLSRLVVDPERFPDEREEMRAVGMAAVYLSTSHQRKLRNDDPRHTEDLLAHHYRPYAKAMTDIVDERPIILDVHSYPSRPLPYELHATSNRPAICLGVDDFHTPAWLREAAAEAFAAVGDVDVNTPFSGAYVPLKHYRQSQNVASLMIEIRRDTYMAEPGGAPHDGIDAVVRALTRLIDACQSAPLA is encoded by the coding sequence ATGAGCTTCGAGATCCAGCCTGGTGCCACCGAATCACCGGTGGTCCTGCATGTGCCGCATGGGTCACGTGACATACCACCGCAGGCGCGCGAGCGGATCCTGCTGGACGACGACCAACTACGCCAGGAGCTGGACCTCATCACCGACTCGCACACCGGCCTGATCGCCAGCCGTGCGGCCGAAGACGCGCGCGTACGGCCATGGAGCTTCGTCAACACGCTCTCTCGTCTTGTCGTCGACCCAGAGCGTTTTCCTGACGAGCGCGAGGAAATGCGCGCCGTCGGCATGGCCGCCGTCTACCTGAGCACGTCACACCAGCGAAAACTGCGCAACGACGATCCTCGGCACACTGAAGACCTGCTGGCGCACCATTATCGGCCGTACGCAAAGGCCATGACCGACATCGTGGACGAGCGGCCGATCATCCTGGACGTGCACTCCTATCCGAGCCGGCCGCTGCCGTACGAGCTGCACGCGACCAGCAACCGCCCGGCGATCTGTCTCGGAGTGGACGACTTCCACACACCGGCATGGCTGCGTGAGGCGGCGGCAGAGGCGTTCGCGGCGGTCGGTGACGTCGACGTGAACACGCCGTTCAGCGGCGCGTACGTGCCGCTCAAGCACTATCGACAGAGCCAAAACGTGGCGTCGCTGATGATCGAGATTCGCCGCGACACCTACATGGCCGAGCCAGGTGGGGCGCCGCACGACGGCATCGACGCGGTCGTACGCGCGCTCACCAGGCTCATCGACGCCTGCCAATCCGCGCCACTGGCGTAG
- a CDS encoding TolB family protein, with product MNKVLVAGAATVALAAAAIGYAIYAASRSGAAGGAVGAVTLQTGPRLVFRSTVDGPSYGHLAEASAPYSQRAFTADRCARVYAANGTGVCLRPSTEDVGGYEIAVLGPNAAARRAIPMNGIPSRAKVSASGRMISWTTFVTGDSYTGSTQFSTRSGILDTKANVLAGTLETFTLTVDGRPYQSPDLNYWGVTFASDDNRFYATAATKGRHYLVEGDFARHTFRALRENVECPSLSPDGTRLVFKKRVSTDPAKPWRLAVLDLATMRETLLAESRSVDDQAAWLDDRTVMYGLRRDSRHADVWSVPADGSGRPRVLVPNAESPAALGAS from the coding sequence GTGAATAAGGTCCTGGTTGCCGGTGCGGCCACGGTCGCGCTCGCCGCGGCTGCCATCGGTTATGCGATCTATGCCGCGTCACGATCCGGCGCGGCCGGCGGCGCGGTTGGAGCCGTGACGCTGCAAACCGGCCCGCGGTTGGTCTTCCGGTCCACTGTGGACGGTCCGTCGTACGGGCACCTGGCCGAGGCGTCGGCGCCGTACTCCCAGCGTGCCTTCACCGCCGATCGATGCGCGCGGGTGTATGCCGCCAACGGCACCGGTGTCTGCCTGCGGCCGAGCACCGAGGATGTCGGCGGCTACGAGATCGCCGTGCTGGGGCCAAATGCCGCGGCCCGGCGGGCCATTCCGATGAACGGCATTCCGAGCAGGGCGAAGGTGTCGGCCAGCGGACGGATGATCTCGTGGACGACCTTCGTCACCGGCGACTCCTACACCGGCAGCACGCAGTTTTCCACCCGGTCAGGAATCCTGGACACCAAGGCCAACGTTTTGGCCGGCACGCTGGAAACGTTCACGCTAACGGTCGACGGCCGGCCCTACCAGTCGCCGGACCTCAACTACTGGGGCGTCACGTTCGCCTCGGACGACAACCGGTTCTATGCTACCGCCGCCACCAAAGGCAGACACTATCTGGTCGAAGGCGACTTCGCCCGGCACACTTTTCGCGCGTTGCGCGAAAACGTCGAGTGTCCGTCGCTGTCACCGGACGGCACACGGCTGGTCTTCAAGAAGCGCGTGTCGACCGATCCAGCCAAGCCGTGGCGGCTGGCTGTCCTCGACCTCGCGACGATGCGTGAAACTTTGCTGGCAGAGAGCCGAAGTGTCGACGATCAGGCCGCGTGGCTGGACGATCGTACGGTCATGTATGGCCTGCGCCGCGACAGCCGGCACGCCGACGTGTGGTCGGTGCCGGCCGACGGCAGCGGTCGGCCGCGAGTGCTCGTCCCGAATGCCGAGTCACCCGCGGCCCTCGGCGCTAGTTGA